GCAATTGAATACAAAAGCCCCATTCATACTGGCGTATGAGTTCGGTAAACAATTCATCAGCCGCGGCAAGGGCGGGATAATATTCACCTCCAGTATCAGTGCATTCAATGCACATCCTTTTCTGTCGCATTATGCCGCGACCAAGGCATATATTCTGTCTCTGGCGGAAAGCATGAATTATGAATTCAAAGATAAGAATGTAGATGTGATCGCGTTGTGTCCGGGTATGACGAAGTCGGAGATGACCAAAGGAATGAAAGAAGGTCCGATGCTGATGGAGGCTGCTCCGGTGGTGCAAGCCGCCCTCGATAATTTAGGTAAAGAAGCCTATGTGGTGCCGGGCTTTATCAATAAGGCACAGGTTTTCATCAACAGCAGGATATTAAACAGGGATGGGGCAAAAAGCCTGTCCGGTGCTGTCTTAAAGAAAGTATTGCCGGGTGTGGCTAAAAAGAAAAGCAAATCCTAAATGGTAACGTACATCCTAATCGGTATTACAGTGGTGGTGAGCCTGTTGACATTTTCCAATCAGGATCTGTTTTCAAAGCTGGTGTTTAATCCATATGTCATTCATCAGCGCCGTCAGTACTATCGGTTTATTACAGCAGGTTTTATTCATGCTGATTTCATGCATTTGTTTTTCAATATGTACGCCCTGTTTCTGTTTGGTAAATACACGGAGCATGCCTTAGATCAGATTTATGCAGGATATGGTTCTTTATTGTTCGGTGTATTATACTTTTCTGCCTTGGTGATGAGTTCTGTCTTTTCTTATAATAAACACGTCGAAAATCCAGGTTATAATGCAGTCGGCGCATCAGGAGCGGTATCGGCGGTATTGTTTGCCAGCATTCTTATCTATCCTGAAATGAGGCTGATGATTTTTCCGATTCCTTTTTTTATTCCTTCTTATATAGTAGGCCCCCTGTATCTGTTGTATTCGTACTATATGGGAAGAAAAGGAATGGATAATATCGGCCACGATGCCCATCTTTTTGGTGCTTTGTGGGGGATTCTGTTTATCCTGATTATCTGGAAAGAAGCCTTGAGTAATTTTATCCGGCAGGTTTTTGGGTAATCATTCTCCGATAACGAACAGCACATAATATTTATCCTAAAAGCCATGATAGACTTACGCAGCGATACCGTTACAAGACCCTCCCCTGAAATGCTGGAAGCGATGCTTGCCGCTCAAGTGGGCGATGATGTATTTGGTGAAGATCCGACGGTAAACTTACTGGAAGCTAAAGTGGCAGGGCTGTTTCAGCAGGAAGCAGGATTGTTTTGTGCCAGCGGAACGATGGCCAATCAGATTGCGGTAAAAGCGCATACACAGCCTATGGATGAAATCATTCTGGATAAGACTGCTCATATCTATTATTACGAAACGGCCGGTTTTGCCTTTCATTCGGGCGTTTCGGTAAAACTGGTGAATGGTGCCAGAGGGCTTATTTCTGCGGAACAAGTCAGAGAAAATATACAGCCGGATTTTGACTGGCTGCCCAAAACAAGTCTGGTTTGTCTGGAAAATACTTCCAACAAAGGCGGCGGCAGTTGCTATGAACTGCAAGCCATTCGGGAAATCAGGGAGGTTTGCCTCGAACGGAATTTAAAACTGCATCTCGATGGCGCCCGGCTGTTCAATGCGATGGTTGCCAAAAAATACACTCCACAGCAAATCGGCAGCCTCTTTGATTCTGTTGCCATCTGCTTCTCCAAAGGGTTGGGTGCACCGGTGGGTTCTGTGCTGGTTGGCAATAAAGAATTTATCAGAAAGGCAAGGCGTATCCGGAAAGCGTTTGGCGGCGGAATGCGGCAGGCAGGCTATCTGGCAGCAGCCTGTCTTTATGCGCTGGAAAATAATAGGGAACGATTGGAAGAGGACCACCAAAATGCCAGACGGATAGGAGATACATTACAACGGTTGTCCTGGATAAAGACAGTACTGCCTGTGGAAACCAATATATTGATTTTTGAAATAAACGATAAACTTACAAATGTGGATACGGTCTTATCGTATTTGAAAGAAAATGAGGTAGCAGCCGTTCAGTTTGGCAGGAATCAAATCAGGATGGTCACACATTTGGATGTTACCAAAGAAATGGCTGAAGCAGTATGCAGCATACTTGCCCGTTTTACTCCGCTTTGATATTTCCTACGTTGCTACTGATCCAGTCCTTGGCATTCCTTGTACTGGAAGGGAAAATGACTTTCTCATCCATCTTTTGCTGTGCATTTCTGATGGATTGGCTTATCATCGGATGTTCGATGGATTCCTCCTCCTCCAATCCCATTTTTTCCAATAATAACACGATTCTTTCTGAACCGAAGAATTGAAAAATGGGTTCTTTCAATGAATTGAAAAACAACACTTTTTTTACACCCGCCATAAAGAGATCATCTAATATCGGTTTTTCAGCAGAGAAGGAGGGATGGTGTTCCAAAAAAAAGACATTTCTATCGTTGATTGAATGGGGATTGCCAGGATGTTTCGCCTGAAGGAGAACCAGTTTTTCAGGCGCTCCAACTTGATCAGCAAATGAAATGGAAGAATTACGGAGGATTTCTGTAAATGTTTCTTTCGTGTCCTGAAAATAATAGTACAGGATAAATCTTTCAGCAGTGCTGATATGTTTTAAAATTCCATTTTGTTTGGCGGAATCATTTTTCCAGACAATGTCAGTCACTTCCAGCTCCGGTTTTTTCTTGAATAATCCAAACATGTTTTTATTTTATCAGTAGAAAGAAGAAAAGCAGATACATCCAGGAGAAACCCAAAAAATGCCAGAAAATCGCAAACAGCTTCAATTGTGAAAAGGCAACCGGATCCGTAAAATAGACGACAGAAATGGCGTAATCCGTAAGCATTTTCCAGCTCTCCGATAGGAAGAAGGAAAGAAAAATCAACCCGCCTATAATATGCCCTGCATGAAAACCAGAAATCACGTACAGATAGGCAGCAGATGGATGGTTAAATGTAAAATCGGAACCAAACAAGAGTATGCAGCCCATTGCCTGTCCGAACAAGAATAAAATACCCAATCCAAGTGCAGACAAAAGCGCTGTCTTATAATTCCTGAAATGGTCTTTCCTGAAATGGTATTTTGCGAGTTCAACAGCACAGCTGCTTGCAGATAAAATAAGGGTATTCCAGTAAAATAATGGGTTTAAGGATAAGATTGTTGACGGTTTGTAGATACTGCTGATGAAATACCGGAGCGTTAAGCTGATAAACATGAACGACAGGCCTCCAATCGAGAAATACAAGATCCATCTGTAGTTTCTGTACTTCCTTTGGATGGTTCGTTCGTATGCTTTTGGCTGTATGGTATGGATTAGTTTATCTTCCATATTTTTATAACAAAAATAGTTGCAACCGGTTTAAGGCTGGTTACAGGCAGCACAGATTCCTTCAATCAGCAGGTTGGCGTTTTCAACTTTGTATTTTTTAGGCAAATGCAGTTTGGGGATTTCTATGGAATGCATACATTCAATTTTTGCACACTTTCTGCACTTGAAATGCACATGTTCATCGTTGTGGGAATGTTCCATTCCTTCATGTTGACAAAGTGCATATTTAGCGATGCCCGAGTCGTCTGCTATCTTATGCAGCAACCCTTTTTCCATAAAGGAGGTGAGTGTCCTGTAAATGGTCACCCGGTCAAATTTCGTTTGGAAACTGCCTTCCAGGTCGGCGTGTGAGAGGGCATTTTTGTTTTTTTGAAAATATCGCAGAATATCCATTCGCACCTGTGTAATGCGCAAATCGTGGTGTTTTAATATATTTTCCGTTATTTCCATTAATTTAATTTTGAAAAATGCAATAATGTTGCAAAAATGCAGTATATTTGTAATCCAATTTCAAGTATAAAATACAGATGAAAGTACATAAAATTAAACATAAGCACAAACATTATTCAGAACAAATTGCCGTGTTTCTTTCGCTTTTGTGCGCCGTTCATTGTATTTTAACACCTATTTTAGTGGTTTTGCTGCCGGTGGCCGGCAGCTTATTCCAGCAATACCACTGGGTGGAATACATCATCATCTCCAGTGTTT
The genomic region above belongs to Sphingobacteriales bacterium and contains:
- a CDS encoding SDR family NAD(P)-dependent oxidoreductase, producing MDQKFVEKYGSWALITGASSGIGAEFAHQIAVKGLNVVLVARRKQLLETLAAELIQKYNIQCRVLEADLSKDGFHSDILDATKDLEVGLLVNNAGMNCEGHFYRGSLERNLQMLQLNTKAPFILAYEFGKQFISRGKGGIIFTSSISAFNAHPFLSHYAATKAYILSLAESMNYEFKDKNVDVIALCPGMTKSEMTKGMKEGPMLMEAAPVVQAALDNLGKEAYVVPGFINKAQVFINSRILNRDGAKSLSGAVLKKVLPGVAKKKSKS
- a CDS encoding rhomboid family intramembrane serine protease, encoding MVTYILIGITVVVSLLTFSNQDLFSKLVFNPYVIHQRRQYYRFITAGFIHADFMHLFFNMYALFLFGKYTEHALDQIYAGYGSLLFGVLYFSALVMSSVFSYNKHVENPGYNAVGASGAVSAVLFASILIYPEMRLMIFPIPFFIPSYIVGPLYLLYSYYMGRKGMDNIGHDAHLFGALWGILFILIIWKEALSNFIRQVFG
- a CDS encoding cytochrome c oxidase subunit III, which gives rise to MEDKLIHTIQPKAYERTIQRKYRNYRWILYFSIGGLSFMFISLTLRYFISSIYKPSTILSLNPLFYWNTLILSASSCAVELAKYHFRKDHFRNYKTALLSALGLGILFLFGQAMGCILLFGSDFTFNHPSAAYLYVISGFHAGHIIGGLIFLSFFLSESWKMLTDYAISVVYFTDPVAFSQLKLFAIFWHFLGFSWMYLLFFFLLIK
- a CDS encoding transcriptional repressor: MEITENILKHHDLRITQVRMDILRYFQKNKNALSHADLEGSFQTKFDRVTIYRTLTSFMEKGLLHKIADDSGIAKYALCQHEGMEHSHNDEHVHFKCRKCAKIECMHSIEIPKLHLPKKYKVENANLLIEGICAACNQP
- a CDS encoding aminotransferase class I/II-fold pyridoxal phosphate-dependent enzyme is translated as MIDLRSDTVTRPSPEMLEAMLAAQVGDDVFGEDPTVNLLEAKVAGLFQQEAGLFCASGTMANQIAVKAHTQPMDEIILDKTAHIYYYETAGFAFHSGVSVKLVNGARGLISAEQVRENIQPDFDWLPKTSLVCLENTSNKGGGSCYELQAIREIREVCLERNLKLHLDGARLFNAMVAKKYTPQQIGSLFDSVAICFSKGLGAPVGSVLVGNKEFIRKARRIRKAFGGGMRQAGYLAAACLYALENNRERLEEDHQNARRIGDTLQRLSWIKTVLPVETNILIFEINDKLTNVDTVLSYLKENEVAAVQFGRNQIRMVTHLDVTKEMAEAVCSILARFTPL